In Cryptomeria japonica chromosome 10, Sugi_1.0, whole genome shotgun sequence, a genomic segment contains:
- the LOC131066178 gene encoding glycine-rich cell wall structural protein-like yields MASNIKLSGVLASVLLVMVGVIVVCEGRNLKAATTYQTDNLGGGGGLGGCGGFGKGGGVGLGGGGGAGGGLGGGAGGGLGGGAGAGGGLGGGAGGGLGGGAGGGVGGGAGGGLGGGAGAGGGLGGGAGGGAGGGAGVGAGGGASVGAGGGLGGGAGAGAGGGLGGGAGGGLGGGAGGGLGGGAGGGVGGGFGGGAGGGAGGGAGEGVGGGAGGGAGGGLGGGAGGGAGGGAGVGAGGGLGGGAGAGAGGGLGGGAGGGAGGGLGGGAGGGAGGGLGGGAGGGAGGGFGGGAGGGVSGGAGGGAGGGAGGGAGGGGGFGGGAGGGGGF; encoded by the coding sequence ATGGCATCCAATATCAAGCTCTCTGGTGTGCTTGCATCCGTCTTGTTAGTTATGGTGGGTGTAATCGTTGTTTGTGAGGGCAGAAACCTCAAGGCGGCAACAACATATCAAACTGATAACTTGGGAGGCGGTGGAGGACTTGGCGGGTGCGGTGGTTTTGGGAAAGGTGGTGGTGTGGgacttggtggtggtggaggagctGGTGGCGGCTTAGGTGGAGGTGCTGGAGGAGGCCTTGGTGGAGGAGCAGGTGCTGGTGGAGGTTTAGGCGGTGGAGCAGGAGGAGGTTTAGGTGGAGGTGCAGGTGGTGGGGTAGGCGGAGGGGCTGGTGGAGGCCTTGGTGGAGGAGCAGGTGCCGGAGGAGGCCTGGGAGGAGGCGCTGGTGGTGGTGCAGGAGGAGGTGCTGGTGTTGGAGCAGGAGGAGGTGCTAGTGTTGGAGCAGGAGGAGGTTTAGGAGGAGGTGCTGGTGCTGGAGCTGGTGGAGGATTAGGTGGAGGAGCTGGTGGTGGCTTAGGTGGAGGTGCTGGTGGTGGTTTAGGAGGAGGTGCTGGTGGTGGAGTTGGTGGAGGCTTTGGAGGAGGTGCTGGTGGTGGAGCTGGAGGAGGTGCTGGTGAAGGGGTTGGTGGCGGTGCAGGTGGTGGAGCTGGAGGAGGCCTGGGAGGAGGCGCTGGTGGTGGTGCAGGAGGGGGTGCTGGTGTTGGAGCAGGAGGAGGTTTAGGAGGAGGTGCTGGTGCTGGAGCTGGTGGAGGATTAGGTGGAGGAGCTGGTGGAGGAGCTGGTGGTGGCTTAGGTGGAGGTGCTGGTGGTGGAGCTGGAGGTGGTTTAGGAGGAGGTGCTGGTGGTGGAGCTGGTGGAGGCTTTGGAGGAGGTGCTGGTGGAGGGGTTAGTGGCGGTGCAGGTGGTGGAGCCGGTGGAGGTGCTGGTGGAGGTGCCGGTGGAGGAGGTGGTTTCGGTGGTGGTGCAGGAGGTGGTGGAGGATTTTAA